The region ATGCCGAGATTTGAACTCGGGGCCCCTCGCCCCCCAGACGAGTACTCTAACCGGACTGAGCTACATCCCGCTACTTTTCTTTTGCCTTTCGAGTGTACTCTAATCCCGAAAAAACAGAAATCTGCGATTTCATCTTTTTTCGTGGACTCTCGGTTTTATAAACCAAACAAAGTTTGAATAAAACTGGAGCCGGACTGAGCTACATCCCGCTACTTTTTGCTTTACTTTAGGTGGACAACAGCTTTTAAGCTAACCACTCGTTGCGCTAAAGCGGTTGCAAATATAGATCATTTATTTATTCCAACAAAAATTATTGCGCGTTTTCATGTCAAAAATTCCGTAAAGATTTGGCATAAATATTGAAATATCTAGATTCTTAATTATAAAATGTCATTTTGACAATAATATTACCTTTGTACAACAATTGTATATAACAGACTTAAAAAATAAAATATTATGGCATTGTTTAAATCACTTGACAATCTTGAAGAAAAAGCAGAAATGAATAAAGATGGCTGGCCCGAAGGCGAGGCCGAGAATGTAAAATGTTTAATCATTGGTTCAGGACCAGCAGGATACACAGCTGCCATCTATGCAGCGCGCGCCAATTTGTCGCCTGTAATGTACCAGGGCATGGAGCCGGGAGGACAGCTTACCACAACAACCGAGGTTGAAAACTTTCCGGGTTACCCATCGGGTATTACCGGCCCAGAAATGATGGAAGACCTGAAAAAACAAGCAGAGCGTTTCGGCACAGATGTGCGCTGGGGCATGGCCACAAAAGCTGACCTGAGCAAACGTCCGTTTAAAGTGGCTATAGACGACAAAAAAGTGCTGGAGGCCGAAACTTTAATTATAGCTACAGGAGCCACTGCCAAATATCTTGGTCTGGAATCAGAAGAAAAATATAAAGGTTCAGGCGTTTCGGCATGTGCCACTTGCGACGGGTTTTTCTATAAAGACAAAGTTGTTGGTGTTGTGGGTGGTGGCGATACTGCTGCTGAAGAGGCTACCTACCTGGCAGGTCTGGCCAAAAAAGTTTACTTAATCGTACGTAAAGACTACATGCGAGCTTCAAAGGCAATGCAAAAGCGTGTAGACAACACTAAAAACATCGAAATTTTGTATGAGCACAACACTAAAGAGCTCTATGGCGATGGCGTAGTTGAAGGGGCAAAACTTATTTACCGCAAAGGTCAGCCCGACGAAAAAGAAGTTGACATTAAAATTGACGGATTTTTCCTTGCAATTGGTCACACACCAAACAGCAAAGTATTTGCTGACTATTTAACCACAGACAAAGAAGGTTATATTATTACAGATTCCGGTTCTACAAAGACAAATATTCCCGGTGTGTTTGCCTCCGGTGACGTACAGGATAAAATATACCGGCAGGCAGTTACAGCAGCCGGATCAGGTTGCCAGGCAGCACTTGATGCTGAGCGTTTCCTTGGCGAACAAGAATAAAAAAACAATTTTCACATATAGTAGCAATGGTCCTTTCGAAGAGAAAGGACCATTCTTTTTTATACCAGAAAAATAGGACTAAAAGTAATGCTTTATCAACAGTCCAATTGATAAAAAAAGAGGCTTCAATTTTACAAACAAGTGATAAAGGGTTAAATTTGCATTTAAGCTTAAAAAATATGCAAAAAGTTCTGATCCTGACATATTATTGGCCACCGGCGTCGGGTCCGGGTGTGCAGCGGTTTCTCAAATTTTGTAAATATTTACCTGAATTTGGGTGGAAACCATATGTTGTAACCGTTGAAAACGGCACTTATTCTTCGGTAGATGAAACACTTTTAAAAGATATACCTGAGCAGGTCCAGGTTATAAAAACCCGCACCAATGAGCCCTTTGGTATTTATAACCGGCTTACAGGCAAGGAAAAGAAATCGGGAACTGTAGGTATGCTGAATATGGATAGCGGACAAAACCCCATTAAACAAATGTCACTCTATGCACGCGCAAATTATTTTATACCTGATGCGCGTAAAGGCTGGAACCGATATGCATATAAGGCAGCAAAAGCAGTAATTGAAAAAGAAAACATCAATATCATCATAACTACCGGACCACCCCACAGCACACATTTGATTGGTAAAAGACTTAAAGAAAACCTTGGTGTAAGATGGTTGGCAGATTTCAGGGATCCGTGGACCAATATTTTTTATAACGAAGCCTTACCCCGTACACTCAATACGCAAAAAAAAGATAAAACTCTGGAAGATAGTGTACTCAAAAGTGCCGATAAAGTGACGGTAGTAAGCGACGGGCTCAAAGACGAGTTCGCTGACCGTACTGAACCAACGGTAATTTATAATGGTTTTGATGTAGATGACCTGGCTTATCAGCCCTGGGAAGATAAAAATCGCAAATTTACATTATCCCATGTGGGGAATTTAATGCCAGGGCAAAATATTGAAGAATTATGGCAGGCGCTAAAAGAATTAAAAGATGAATATGAAGAATTTGGTGCCCAGATTAAACTATCATTTACAGGCAATGTGGATGATGGCATATTAGCCTCGCTTGACAAATATGACTTAACTGATATGGCACATATAGATGGGTATGTACCACATCTTGAAGCCACCAAAGCTATGATGACTGCCGACATGCTACTTTTTGTCATTCCTGACACAAAACGAAACGAATTAATCATAACGGGTAAGCTCTTCGAGTATATTGCATCGCGCACACCAATACTTGGAATAGGCCCTACTGATGGCAATGCTGCACAAATACTACGCAATGCACACCGCAACCCAATGGTCGACTTTTCAGATAAGGCAGATATTAAAAAACAATTACTCGTAGCCTTTACCAAATGGCAGGAAGCCGATGCCCCTTTTAAACACGACGAAAAAGATTTGGAGAAATTCAGCCGTAAAGGATTAACAGGCCAGTTGGCTCATTTACTCGATGAATTGAATGCAGAAAAAGTAAAAGCTTAACAAAAATTATAATTCTCTGCTATATTAATAAAACAGGTGTCGTTTTTTATTGGAATTCCATCCGGCCTGATTACTATATTCCACAAAATAAATGGTAATGTCAGCCTGATTTTCGTAGTCGGTATAAAATATAGTTTTATCAGCCTGGTTCTCATAATCGGTAAAATACCAAAGCCCATTGTTCTTTCCGGCCTGGTTAGCGTATTCTACCTTATACACACTCAAATCGGCCTGGTTTTCATAGTCAACCACATAAACTTTCACATCAGCCTGGTTGGCATATTCCACTGCAAAAACTTTTTGACCATATGAAAAACAGGCAAAAGCTGCACCGAATAACATTGTGAGGAATATTTTTTTCATAAAATATAGGTTTTAACGAATAATTATTCACTAAAAGTATCAATAAAATTGATGCGATGCAAAAGTCAAATATTAAATTAATAACTGTTTACAAAGGTGTTACATATAACCTTTTCAGAAAAGTTATAGTGAAATAGACGGATAGCTTTAATGATCGATATTTTTTCAAGAACATATCACATCAGGCTTTTTAAAGAAGAATCATACTCAAAAAAAAATTGTTTACGAATATTCAATGAAGTAATTTTACATAAAACCACTTAATTATGAAAACAATAGCTCTTATTTTATTGCTATGTGGATACCTTGGTGGTATGGCACAAACATGGGATATGATATCACCTGCAAACGAAAAGGTAGACTATTATGGTTTTTTACCTGCTGAGCATTTTGCCGATTCCAATATGCTCTGGATTAAGAACCATGAACTTGATACCTGGAATTCGCATGACTTTATGCTAGAAATTACAGGAACAGCTCCTTATGATGATAGCCTGATGCTGCTAACCTGTGGCTCTGGATCATATTCTGATGGTATTTATAGAACTAATATAAATAATGGACTCAGCGAAGTGCTGTTTTATTGTTATAAGCCCCAAACCATAGTTCAACATCAGGGAGAATTTTTCGTAGGTTACCACGGAGGACTCGTTTCATCGGTCGACGGACAAATCTGGGATTCTGTTTTATCGTTTAAAACCGATACTGCTGTAGAATACTATTACGTCTCACAGGAGAACCACATAGCCATCTGCAGTTCATCAACCGGCGATTTCATTTACCATTCCAATGACGAAGGCACCTCATGGACAAATCATGAATTAATATTACCGGTAAATGATGCTGATTTTTATTATGCAGAAAACAAATTATTTGTAGCAATGGGAAACGGGTCAGAATCCGATGGCTGTTATGTGTCTAATGATTTCGGAATAACATTTGAATCGGTTTTATATGCCGATAGTATAAGTGCTGTGAAATTTATTGATAACGAACATTTGGCCCTTGGTTTTTCCGAAAAACCCTATGCTCCCAATGGTGTCGCTATAGTAAACCCTGCAACCCATGAGCTAACAAATATAAACGGAAATTTACCAACGTTAAGCATTAATTATTTTACCATGCACCCATTGATTAATTGTATCAACCTCATTGCATGTACGAACTCCGGAGCTTACATAAGCTGTGATATTCTTGGTATCGAATCAACAGCCTACAACAGAGCAGTGAAAGTATACCCAAACCCGTTCAATGATTTTTTAACAATTGAAGTTAATGCCTCACAACCACCTATCAGCTGCAAAATATTTACAATGTCGGGTAAAATGATATTTAACGAAATTAAAACAACTGATAGTAAATATTTTAAATGGCAAATGAAGAAAATTGCTGCAAGCTTAACTACAGGATGTTACATTCTGGAGGTTAGACAGAACAATGAAAAAATATTCAGCCAGGTATTAATAAAAAAATAAAATAAGGAACTATTGCAGATCCTGTTTTTTAAGTACGTAACTAAAATAGACGTATTTTCCTGATTCTAAATTTTTGTAAGTTGTACTGCCTATGGCACCGGCAAAATTTAATGCAACTTTATGCAAAAATGCTGGGACCAGTTTTTTTACAAGCTTTCGCTTTCTTTGATCATCAAGGTTAAGGGCAGCCAGCACCTCTCGGTTGATGTTTTTTTCTCTTACAACTTGTAAACCGCTTTTGGCTATAAGCTGCTTAAAATCATCCATTTCATGGTCATAACGAAAATCAGTCAGAAGTAAATGTCCACCTGGTCTTAAAACACGTTCCGTTTCTTTTAAAAAAGTGGCCATATCCTGGTAACGATGCGACGACTCGACATTAAGCACCACATCAGATGATTCATCTTCAAGTTTTAAGCTTTGAGCATCTCCCTGGGAAAAAGTTAAATTTCCATCTTTATAATGCGTATTGCAAAAATTCACTGCTCTTTTGTCCAGTTCAATACCCTGTGCTGAAGCTGGGGCATGTGTTTGCTTTACATGAAAAAGCCCTCCTCCTCGTCCACTACCAATTTCCACTACATCAAGTCCTTTCAGGTCAATTGCCGTAGCAAGGTGATCATATAACTGAATAGAAAATCGATCTGGTGATTGGAGCTCTTCATTGGTATCTTGTTCTTCTCCATGAAATCCATAATTCATAAATAAAATTTCAGCCTTACGGTCTACCTTATTCACGTACCAATACCAAATTCTAAAAAGCCGGTCACGAAGATTTAACTGCATAATATCACGATTTTGAATAAAATAAAAGGCCATGCACATGTTGACACATTTGCGCATGGCCAAAGATCAAATATAAGTTTTTATTCTTAACTAATTATTAATTTAAGAATATTAAAATCCAGCTTGCGCAATTATAAATGCAAACTTACACCGGGGCCAAGCGGGATATCGAACCATACCCACAAAACTAATAATATTACCCAGGCAATGAAAAATGCAATGGTATAGGGTAACATTGTCGATATAATGGTACCAATACCTGCATTTTTATCATACTTCTGAATAAATGCAATAATTAACGCAAAAAAGCTCATCATTGGCGAAATAATATTGGTAACACTGTCGCCAATGCGGAACACAACCTGACTTAGCTCAGGACTATAACCCAAGAACATAAATACCGGAATAAAAATGGGTGCCAACACTGCCCATTTAGCCGATGCACTTCCCATAAACATATTTATGGTGGCAGACAAAATCACAAACATGATAAGCAGGGGGATGAGGCCAACGTTAAGAGAAACAAGGAAGTCGGCTCCT is a window of Salinivirga cyanobacteriivorans DNA encoding:
- a CDS encoding DUF6150 family protein, which codes for MKKIFLTMLFGAAFACFSYGQKVFAVEYANQADVKVYVVDYENQADLSVYKVEYANQAGKNNGLWYFTDYENQADKTIFYTDYENQADITIYFVEYSNQAGWNSNKKRHLFY
- a CDS encoding glycosyltransferase gives rise to the protein MQKVLILTYYWPPASGPGVQRFLKFCKYLPEFGWKPYVVTVENGTYSSVDETLLKDIPEQVQVIKTRTNEPFGIYNRLTGKEKKSGTVGMLNMDSGQNPIKQMSLYARANYFIPDARKGWNRYAYKAAKAVIEKENINIIITTGPPHSTHLIGKRLKENLGVRWLADFRDPWTNIFYNEALPRTLNTQKKDKTLEDSVLKSADKVTVVSDGLKDEFADRTEPTVIYNGFDVDDLAYQPWEDKNRKFTLSHVGNLMPGQNIEELWQALKELKDEYEEFGAQIKLSFTGNVDDGILASLDKYDLTDMAHIDGYVPHLEATKAMMTADMLLFVIPDTKRNELIITGKLFEYIASRTPILGIGPTDGNAAQILRNAHRNPMVDFSDKADIKKQLLVAFTKWQEADAPFKHDEKDLEKFSRKGLTGQLAHLLDELNAEKVKA
- the trxB gene encoding thioredoxin-disulfide reductase, which translates into the protein MNKDGWPEGEAENVKCLIIGSGPAGYTAAIYAARANLSPVMYQGMEPGGQLTTTTEVENFPGYPSGITGPEMMEDLKKQAERFGTDVRWGMATKADLSKRPFKVAIDDKKVLEAETLIIATGATAKYLGLESEEKYKGSGVSACATCDGFFYKDKVVGVVGGGDTAAEEATYLAGLAKKVYLIVRKDYMRASKAMQKRVDNTKNIEILYEHNTKELYGDGVVEGAKLIYRKGQPDEKEVDIKIDGFFLAIGHTPNSKVFADYLTTDKEGYIITDSGSTKTNIPGVFASGDVQDKIYRQAVTAAGSGCQAALDAERFLGEQE
- a CDS encoding class I SAM-dependent methyltransferase, whose protein sequence is MQLNLRDRLFRIWYWYVNKVDRKAEILFMNYGFHGEEQDTNEELQSPDRFSIQLYDHLATAIDLKGLDVVEIGSGRGGGLFHVKQTHAPASAQGIELDKRAVNFCNTHYKDGNLTFSQGDAQSLKLEDESSDVVLNVESSHRYQDMATFLKETERVLRPGGHLLLTDFRYDHEMDDFKQLIAKSGLQVVREKNINREVLAALNLDDQRKRKLVKKLVPAFLHKVALNFAGAIGSTTYKNLESGKYVYFSYVLKKQDLQ
- a CDS encoding T9SS type A sorting domain-containing protein; translation: MKTIALILLLCGYLGGMAQTWDMISPANEKVDYYGFLPAEHFADSNMLWIKNHELDTWNSHDFMLEITGTAPYDDSLMLLTCGSGSYSDGIYRTNINNGLSEVLFYCYKPQTIVQHQGEFFVGYHGGLVSSVDGQIWDSVLSFKTDTAVEYYYVSQENHIAICSSSTGDFIYHSNDEGTSWTNHELILPVNDADFYYAENKLFVAMGNGSESDGCYVSNDFGITFESVLYADSISAVKFIDNEHLALGFSEKPYAPNGVAIVNPATHELTNINGNLPTLSINYFTMHPLINCINLIACTNSGAYISCDILGIESTAYNRAVKVYPNPFNDFLTIEVNASQPPISCKIFTMSGKMIFNEIKTTDSKYFKWQMKKIAASLTTGCYILEVRQNNEKIFSQVLIKK